Proteins from one Pantoea cypripedii genomic window:
- the ripA gene encoding acetyl-CoA hydrolase/transferase family protein (Transfers CoA from succinate to itaconate), with protein MDISALYAEKLTTPDDAVSAIPSGSRLSMGMYAGEPPALLNALAQRAEQGEVGDLRVYYYETARIAGDSILRYELNDRIKPYSMFITGVERALIRRGMEDDGRKVVNYVPSNFHQAPRLLADEIGIDTFVHTVSPMDQHGYFSFGTGNDYSTRIARSAQRLILEVNRHMPRVQGDGAAIHISEVDVIVENDAPLIELPTRAASPEDETISRIIAGLVPDGACLQMGVGALPNLVCAALGARNDLGIHTEALNPGLVELVRAGVVTNRRKNIDRGKSVFTFAMGQRAMYDYLDDNPSVFSRPVDYVNDPRVIAQNDNVVSINATLQIDLTGACNSEHMLGHQYSASGGQLDFVRGAYASKGGRSIIAARSTAAKGTVSRIVPRLDGPVTTPRIDTHFIVTEYGSANLKGLSSTERALRIIELAHPDFRDELTRAARKMHLI; from the coding sequence ATGGATATTAGCGCACTTTATGCAGAGAAATTAACCACCCCTGACGACGCCGTTTCGGCCATTCCTTCGGGTTCACGGCTCTCTATGGGAATGTATGCAGGAGAACCTCCCGCTTTACTGAATGCTCTGGCACAGCGGGCTGAACAGGGTGAAGTAGGTGATCTCAGAGTGTATTATTATGAGACCGCGCGCATCGCCGGAGATTCCATTCTGCGATATGAACTTAATGATCGGATTAAGCCTTACAGCATGTTTATTACTGGGGTTGAGCGTGCACTTATCCGCCGTGGTATGGAGGATGACGGACGTAAGGTGGTTAACTATGTGCCATCAAATTTCCATCAGGCTCCTCGCCTGCTTGCTGATGAAATTGGCATCGATACCTTTGTTCATACTGTTTCCCCAATGGATCAGCACGGTTATTTCAGTTTTGGCACCGGTAATGACTATTCCACCCGCATTGCCCGTTCCGCACAACGGCTGATCCTCGAAGTGAATCGCCACATGCCACGCGTGCAGGGTGATGGTGCAGCGATCCATATTTCCGAGGTGGATGTGATAGTCGAGAATGATGCTCCACTCATTGAACTGCCTACACGAGCCGCCAGTCCGGAAGACGAAACGATCAGCAGGATCATTGCGGGGTTGGTTCCGGATGGTGCCTGTCTGCAAATGGGGGTTGGTGCGCTGCCAAATCTTGTCTGCGCCGCACTGGGAGCAAGAAACGACCTCGGTATTCATACTGAAGCACTCAATCCCGGGTTGGTCGAACTGGTCCGGGCCGGGGTGGTAACCAATCGGCGTAAAAATATTGACCGCGGGAAGTCAGTATTCACCTTCGCGATGGGCCAGAGAGCCATGTATGACTATCTGGATGATAACCCTTCTGTTTTCAGCCGACCGGTCGATTATGTTAATGACCCTCGGGTTATTGCACAGAACGATAATGTCGTCTCGATTAACGCGACACTGCAGATTGACCTGACTGGTGCATGTAATTCGGAGCATATGCTCGGGCATCAATACAGTGCTTCCGGCGGTCAGCTGGATTTCGTGAGAGGTGCTTACGCTTCAAAAGGCGGCCGGTCAATTATTGCGGCACGATCCACTGCTGCAAAAGGAACCGTATCCCGTATTGTCCCCCGCCTTGATGGCCCGGTCACGACACCGCGAATTGATACCCATTTCATTGTAACCGAGTATGGCAGCGCCAACCTGAAAGGTCTGTCATCGACAGAGCGTGCCTTACGCATTATTGAACTGGCTCACCCCGACTTCAGAGATGAGCTGACCCGCGCTGCCAGAAAAATGCATCTCATTTAA
- a CDS encoding DUF6130 family protein produces MLTRLLISSLLIGASATCAWADRLGDLSASDVLGPAAVAPLENPQPPVKLIVDAPLAGPLRKGAVFIQYRAENLRIEPVFGPEALKITPRIGHIHVIVDNNPWHWADTSGEPVILVGLPAGKHKVTIILADPTHKPLDSKTVLFTVPEYADHHGSTSKVKHYK; encoded by the coding sequence ATGTTAACCCGACTGCTGATTTCATCCTTACTGATAGGCGCTTCGGCGACCTGCGCCTGGGCCGACAGACTCGGAGACCTGAGCGCCAGCGATGTACTTGGCCCGGCAGCCGTCGCGCCACTTGAGAATCCTCAACCCCCGGTAAAATTGATTGTTGACGCTCCACTGGCTGGCCCGCTGCGTAAAGGGGCGGTATTTATTCAGTATCGCGCTGAGAATCTGCGCATTGAGCCAGTATTTGGACCTGAGGCGCTGAAAATTACACCACGTATTGGGCATATTCACGTCATTGTCGATAACAATCCGTGGCACTGGGCAGACACAAGCGGTGAACCCGTAATCCTGGTCGGACTGCCAGCAGGAAAACACAAGGTGACAATTATACTCGCCGATCCCACTCATAAGCCGCTCGACAGCAAAACTGTATTATTCACAGTACCTGAATACGCCGACCACCACGGATCAACCTCCAAAGTAAAGCATTACAAATGA
- a CDS encoding thiamine pyrophosphate-requiring protein, protein MSMKTSDFFVQRLKEWGVTRIYGYPGDGINGVLGAIQRANEKGEGIEFIQVRHEEMAAFMAAGHAKFTGELGVCLSTGGPGATHLLTGLYDAKMDHAPVLAIAGQAEATARGASYQQEMNLDRVFSDVANFVQEAASSAQVRHLIDRGVRIAKAQNGVAVVIIPKDIQDEEWQSPPHLHGFTHSGSGYQPPKVIPYDADLKRAADVLNAGKKVAILIGSGARGAAVEVVQAANVLAAGVAKALLGKDVLPDDAPFVTGSIGLLGTEPSWEMMQHCDTLLMVGSGFPWTEFLPKEGQARAVQIDIDPAMLGLRYPCEVNLHGDAAETLRALLPLLSHKDDRRWQESIALQVREWWKQIEERALASANPVNPQRVVWEMSPLLPENTIVTSDSGSCANWFARDYRVKQGQRATLSGGLACMGAAVPYAIAAKFAHPERPVVALVGDGAMQMNNMAELITIQKYWQQWADKRLIICVFNNQDLNQVTWEQRVMEGNPRFEATQQLPDVKYAEFAESLGLRGIYVDDPEQLTSAWQRALSADRPVLLEVKTDPEVAPLPPHITFKQAKAFMSSMAKGDRGASQVIRDTASQLFSKKRDQ, encoded by the coding sequence ATGAGCATGAAAACCAGCGACTTCTTTGTGCAGCGCCTGAAAGAATGGGGTGTGACTCGCATATATGGTTATCCGGGTGACGGTATAAATGGCGTACTGGGGGCTATCCAGCGTGCAAACGAAAAAGGAGAGGGGATCGAGTTTATCCAGGTACGCCATGAAGAAATGGCGGCCTTTATGGCCGCCGGACACGCCAAGTTTACCGGCGAACTGGGCGTTTGCCTCTCTACCGGAGGTCCGGGAGCAACGCATCTCCTGACGGGATTGTATGATGCAAAAATGGACCATGCTCCCGTGCTGGCCATTGCAGGTCAGGCAGAAGCGACAGCCAGAGGAGCCAGCTATCAGCAGGAAATGAATTTAGATCGCGTTTTCTCGGATGTGGCGAACTTTGTACAGGAGGCTGCATCATCTGCACAGGTACGTCACCTTATCGATCGGGGCGTGCGCATTGCCAAAGCGCAGAATGGCGTGGCGGTAGTGATTATTCCTAAAGATATTCAGGATGAAGAATGGCAGTCTCCCCCGCATCTTCATGGTTTCACCCACTCCGGGAGCGGATACCAGCCGCCAAAGGTCATTCCCTATGATGCAGACCTGAAACGTGCGGCAGATGTACTCAATGCAGGAAAAAAGGTCGCCATTCTCATTGGCTCAGGCGCACGGGGTGCCGCAGTTGAGGTTGTACAGGCAGCGAATGTACTGGCCGCTGGTGTTGCCAAAGCTTTACTCGGCAAAGATGTGCTGCCGGATGATGCCCCTTTTGTCACAGGCTCAATTGGTCTGCTGGGGACGGAACCTTCCTGGGAGATGATGCAGCATTGCGATACCCTGCTGATGGTTGGCAGTGGTTTCCCCTGGACAGAATTTCTGCCAAAAGAAGGACAGGCGCGTGCCGTGCAGATTGATATCGATCCGGCCATGCTTGGGTTACGTTACCCCTGCGAGGTCAATCTCCACGGCGACGCAGCCGAAACCCTTCGTGCATTGTTACCTCTCCTGTCTCATAAAGACGATCGCAGATGGCAGGAAAGCATCGCACTTCAGGTCCGGGAGTGGTGGAAACAAATCGAGGAGCGCGCGCTTGCCTCAGCTAACCCTGTTAATCCTCAGCGTGTCGTCTGGGAAATGTCCCCGCTGTTGCCTGAGAATACCATCGTCACATCAGACTCCGGTTCCTGCGCCAACTGGTTTGCGCGCGACTATCGCGTCAAGCAGGGACAACGTGCCACGTTGTCAGGCGGCCTTGCCTGCATGGGGGCAGCTGTTCCCTATGCCATAGCGGCAAAATTTGCCCATCCTGAACGCCCGGTCGTGGCACTGGTAGGGGATGGGGCGATGCAGATGAATAACATGGCGGAACTGATCACCATCCAGAAATACTGGCAGCAGTGGGCGGATAAGCGCCTCATCATATGCGTGTTTAATAATCAGGATCTGAATCAGGTAACCTGGGAGCAGCGCGTGATGGAAGGTAATCCCCGTTTTGAAGCTACACAGCAGCTGCCAGACGTTAAATATGCTGAATTTGCCGAGTCGCTGGGGCTGAGAGGCATCTACGTTGACGATCCGGAGCAACTAACCAGTGCCTGGCAGCGTGCCCTCAGCGCTGACCGTCCTGTATTGCTCGAAGTCAAAACGGATCCGGAAGTGGCCCCTCTGCCACCGCATATTACTTTTAAACAGGCTAAAGCGTTTATGTCATCCATGGCTAAAGGCGACCGCGGCGCATCTCAGGTCATTCGGGACACTGCCAGCCAGTTGTTCTCAAAAAAACGAGATCAATAA
- a CDS encoding winged helix-turn-helix transcriptional regulator, which translates to MMEKTQCSAQQLTDALRVLEGRWKTLIIYHLFKAPVMRNSELRRAIPEVSQKMLIQQLRDLEKEGIVSRTVYPEVPPKVEYRLTEQGRALQPALQALQDWAVQRQ; encoded by the coding sequence ATGATGGAAAAGACGCAATGTTCCGCACAGCAGCTGACCGACGCACTGCGTGTACTTGAAGGACGCTGGAAAACGTTAATTATCTACCATTTGTTTAAAGCACCAGTGATGCGTAACTCTGAACTGCGCAGAGCTATTCCTGAGGTATCCCAGAAGATGCTTATTCAGCAACTGCGTGACCTTGAAAAGGAAGGGATTGTCAGCCGGACTGTTTACCCTGAAGTACCACCGAAAGTGGAATACCGGCTGACAGAACAGGGGCGCGCACTCCAGCCCGCTCTGCAAGCCCTTCAGGACTGGGCTGTACAGCGACAGTAA
- the poxB gene encoding ubiquinone-dependent pyruvate dehydrogenase, with amino-acid sequence MARTVADQMVSTLHNAGVKRIYGIVGDSLNGLTDALRRQGSIRWLHVRHEEVAAFAAGADAHVTGELAVCAGSCGPGNLHLINGLFDCHRSRVPVVAIAAHIPSPEIGTGYFQETHPEQLFRECSGYCELVSTPEQMPRVFEIAVRRSLSERCVSVIVIPGDVALKQASETTAAPPAGLLPSASATVPLPSSLRDLASLINDSRRITLLCGSGCAGAHDQLMQLAETVKAPIVYSMRGKEHVEWDNPFDVGMTGLIGFSSGYHAMQSCDLLLMLGTDFPYRQFLPDNAKVVQIDIDASAVGRRVAVDLGLIGHIGPTLTALLPLLNEKQDRNHLDVALKHYSHARAGLDDLAKGVTGGRLHPQYIAHLVDNAAGEDAIFTCDVGLPTVWAARYLTMNGSRRLLGSFWHGSMANALAQAIGAQAASPGRPVIALAGDGGFTMLMGDLLSLSQLGLPVKVIVFNNSALGFIELEQKASGFIDTGTELKNPDFAAMAEAVGIKGVRIEKPEEAESRIAEALNHPGPVVIDAVVSRMELAMPPKVTAQMAKGFTLYMVKAVLNGRTDEVIELAKTNLLR; translated from the coding sequence ATGGCCAGAACTGTGGCAGACCAAATGGTCAGCACGCTTCATAACGCCGGTGTAAAGCGTATTTACGGGATCGTCGGTGACAGCCTGAATGGCCTTACCGATGCCCTCAGACGTCAGGGCAGTATCCGGTGGTTGCATGTCCGTCATGAAGAAGTCGCCGCTTTTGCGGCGGGGGCTGATGCCCATGTAACAGGTGAGCTTGCAGTCTGTGCGGGAAGTTGCGGACCGGGCAACTTGCATCTCATTAATGGTCTTTTTGACTGCCATCGTTCCCGCGTTCCGGTTGTTGCCATCGCGGCCCATATCCCCTCGCCGGAAATCGGCACAGGCTATTTTCAGGAAACACACCCCGAACAGCTTTTCCGGGAGTGTTCCGGTTACTGTGAGCTGGTATCAACCCCCGAACAGATGCCGCGGGTGTTTGAAATTGCGGTGCGTCGCTCACTATCCGAGAGGTGTGTCAGCGTGATTGTTATCCCCGGAGATGTTGCACTGAAGCAGGCAAGTGAAACTACCGCGGCGCCTCCGGCGGGCCTTTTACCTTCTGCTTCCGCCACTGTGCCGTTGCCCTCTTCACTTCGTGACCTGGCCTCTCTGATCAATGACTCACGGCGTATTACATTGCTGTGTGGCAGCGGCTGTGCCGGTGCCCACGATCAACTTATGCAGCTTGCTGAAACAGTCAAAGCACCGATAGTTTATTCTATGCGCGGTAAAGAACATGTCGAATGGGACAATCCATTTGACGTAGGCATGACGGGCCTTATCGGATTTTCATCTGGTTACCATGCCATGCAGAGCTGCGATCTGTTACTGATGCTGGGGACGGATTTTCCGTACCGGCAGTTCCTGCCTGACAATGCAAAGGTCGTGCAGATTGATATTGATGCATCCGCCGTGGGCCGACGGGTTGCCGTAGACCTGGGGCTGATTGGCCACATTGGCCCGACACTGACAGCACTTCTGCCACTGCTGAATGAAAAACAGGACAGGAACCATCTTGACGTTGCGCTGAAGCATTATTCCCATGCTCGTGCTGGTCTGGATGATCTGGCAAAAGGCGTAACAGGAGGAAGGCTGCATCCGCAATATATTGCACATCTGGTCGATAATGCTGCGGGAGAAGACGCCATTTTTACCTGTGATGTCGGTCTTCCTACCGTCTGGGCAGCGCGTTATCTCACTATGAATGGCAGCCGACGTTTACTGGGTTCCTTCTGGCATGGTTCGATGGCCAATGCTCTGGCCCAGGCTATCGGAGCACAGGCCGCTAGCCCTGGTCGCCCTGTTATTGCGCTGGCAGGTGATGGCGGTTTTACCATGCTGATGGGAGACCTGCTGAGCCTGTCACAGCTGGGCCTCCCGGTAAAAGTCATCGTGTTCAACAATAGCGCACTGGGGTTCATAGAACTTGAACAAAAAGCGTCAGGCTTCATTGATACCGGTACAGAGCTGAAGAATCCCGATTTTGCTGCTATGGCTGAAGCGGTGGGGATCAAAGGAGTAAGAATTGAGAAACCGGAAGAGGCTGAAAGCAGGATTGCAGAAGCCCTGAACCACCCCGGTCCGGTCGTGATCGATGCCGTAGTCAGCCGGATGGAGCTGGCTATGCCACCCAAAGTCACCGCTCAGATGGCAAAGGGGTTTACGCTTTATATGGTAAAAGCCGTTTTGAACGGACGAACGGACGAAGTTATTGAGCTGGCAAAAACCAACCTTTTACGGTGA
- the ripB gene encoding (R)-specific enoyl-CoA hydratase RipB/Ich (Second step in itaconate degradation.) has translation MDSLLPAYKALGERRYRETSGLYWEDFNPGDVFEHRPGRTVLDTDNVWFTLLTLNIQQVHFDAAYASKTEWQKLLVDSTFTLALLTGMSVRTVSAKVVANLGWNNVKATHPVFAGDTLYAESTVLNKRLSKSRPGQGIVTVQTRGINQDGKEVMSFERTMLVYRRGHSPEESTGY, from the coding sequence ATGGACTCTTTACTACCTGCTTATAAGGCGCTGGGCGAACGTCGCTACCGCGAAACCTCAGGCCTTTACTGGGAAGACTTCAATCCCGGTGATGTATTTGAACATCGTCCTGGCCGGACAGTGCTGGACACTGATAATGTGTGGTTCACCCTTCTTACCCTCAATATTCAGCAGGTTCACTTTGACGCAGCGTATGCCAGTAAGACGGAATGGCAAAAGCTGCTTGTCGATTCAACCTTCACCCTCGCATTACTGACGGGAATGAGCGTCCGCACGGTCAGTGCCAAAGTGGTGGCTAATCTCGGCTGGAACAACGTGAAAGCTACACATCCTGTATTTGCCGGTGACACGCTTTATGCCGAAAGCACGGTGCTGAATAAACGCTTGTCAAAAAGTCGCCCCGGCCAGGGAATTGTGACGGTACAGACGCGCGGCATTAACCAGGATGGCAAAGAGGTGATGAGTTTTGAACGCACCATGCTGGTTTATCGTCGGGGCCACTCGCCAGAAGAATCAACCGGATACTGA
- the ripR gene encoding LysR family transcriptional regulator: protein MELRHIRYFLAVAEERHFTRAAARLGIGQPPLSQQIKDLENELGALLFRRMPYGAELTEAGEAFLAVVKEMPATAERASRAAQRAVRGELGQLRVGFTASATFNSVVPAAIRAFRRAYPDVRLQLEEGNTTRLVDGLSEGSLDAVFLRPGFAGSDRFQLRLLSEESMVLVLPENHPAAVQESIALGELHNEDFLLFPRDIGPTLYDSVIDACRNAGFEPNIAQLAPQIASVINLVAAEMGVSVVPASMGQVKVNGVVFRQIADEAPTAKLALAFRRSDTSPILRNFVMQTLI, encoded by the coding sequence ATGGAACTTCGCCACATTCGCTATTTTCTGGCAGTTGCAGAAGAACGCCATTTCACGCGTGCTGCGGCAAGACTGGGGATTGGTCAGCCGCCCCTCAGCCAGCAGATTAAGGATCTGGAAAATGAACTGGGCGCTCTTTTGTTCCGGCGTATGCCCTATGGTGCGGAACTGACAGAAGCAGGAGAAGCGTTCCTTGCTGTCGTCAAAGAGATGCCAGCGACCGCTGAAAGGGCCTCCCGTGCGGCACAGCGGGCTGTCCGGGGTGAGCTGGGACAATTGCGAGTGGGTTTCACCGCTTCAGCTACGTTTAACAGCGTGGTTCCGGCGGCAATCAGAGCTTTCCGGCGGGCTTATCCGGATGTCAGGCTCCAGCTGGAGGAGGGCAATACCACCCGACTGGTTGATGGGTTGAGTGAAGGTTCCCTGGATGCCGTATTCCTGCGCCCGGGTTTTGCGGGCAGTGATCGCTTTCAGCTGCGCCTGCTTTCTGAAGAATCAATGGTCCTGGTATTGCCAGAAAATCATCCCGCTGCCGTGCAGGAGTCGATAGCGCTTGGCGAACTTCATAACGAAGATTTTCTGCTGTTTCCACGAGATATTGGTCCCACGTTGTATGATTCTGTCATTGATGCATGCCGAAATGCGGGATTTGAGCCAAACATCGCGCAACTTGCCCCACAGATAGCTTCTGTTATTAATCTGGTTGCGGCGGAAATGGGGGTGTCTGTGGTACCTGCTTCAATGGGACAGGTAAAAGTAAATGGCGTTGTGTTCCGCCAGATTGCAGATGAAGCACCGACAGCAAAGCTGGCACTGGCATTCAGACGAAGTGACACCTCGCCAATACTGCGTAACTTTGTTATGCAGACACTTATCTGA
- a CDS encoding helix-turn-helix transcriptional regulator, whose protein sequence is MSGIKAEHFSTLQSIADGIAALFFPSVEVAIHDVRDGKIAYLANNLSKRSIGDDAGLEELSLHDLERLTGPYEKLNWDGKTMRSVSIRANIADDPGYIFCINFSTSLLDDAKNALELFLSVNRLQPQPAQLFKHDWQEKINTFLHQWLAEHRTSLSTLTRVEKKVLVTELYHQGAFNVRNSADYIANVLSMGRATVYKHLKEIKE, encoded by the coding sequence ATGTCTGGCATCAAAGCGGAACATTTCAGTACCCTGCAGTCGATTGCTGACGGCATTGCTGCACTTTTCTTTCCGTCGGTTGAAGTGGCAATCCACGATGTCAGGGACGGTAAAATTGCCTATCTGGCGAATAACCTTTCCAAACGAAGCATAGGTGACGATGCGGGCCTGGAGGAGCTCAGCCTACATGATCTGGAGCGTCTGACCGGGCCGTATGAAAAACTGAACTGGGATGGTAAGACAATGCGCTCTGTCAGTATCAGAGCCAATATCGCAGATGATCCGGGCTACATTTTCTGCATTAATTTCAGTACTTCACTGCTGGACGACGCGAAAAATGCGCTGGAACTTTTCCTGTCAGTGAACAGACTGCAACCTCAGCCTGCTCAGCTTTTTAAGCATGACTGGCAGGAAAAAATAAACACCTTCCTGCATCAGTGGCTGGCCGAACATCGCACTTCTCTTTCTACCCTGACGCGTGTTGAGAAAAAAGTGCTCGTCACTGAGCTTTACCACCAGGGGGCTTTCAACGTGCGCAATTCGGCAGACTATATTGCCAATGTGCTCTCGATGGGCCGTGCAACGGTGTATAAGCATCTGAAGGAAATCAAAGAGTAG
- a CDS encoding TetR/AcrR family transcriptional regulator, whose product MTKPRKFYDGDPEKELMARTKAFEREEVLHHAIRVFAEHGFAGTSMEMLLEAMGLSRQSIYDTFGDKKQLYTAALGLYVNDSIGEIVASLVRSDSPARAIEEAIEQFIARPAAQGCLGILSVCEFGIQDDEISRINAVAGKRLLRALEGTLLRGQAHGDFTKEQTAEQMAGYLAVLLNGLRVASRAGASQDELLVMKTIALRALR is encoded by the coding sequence ATGACGAAACCGCGTAAATTTTACGACGGCGACCCGGAGAAAGAGCTGATGGCACGAACTAAAGCATTTGAGCGTGAAGAAGTACTGCATCATGCCATCAGAGTATTTGCTGAGCATGGCTTTGCCGGTACCTCAATGGAGATGTTATTAGAGGCCATGGGACTGAGCAGACAGAGCATTTACGACACATTTGGCGATAAGAAGCAGCTTTATACCGCTGCATTGGGTTTGTATGTCAACGACAGTATCGGTGAAATCGTTGCTTCACTGGTACGTAGTGACTCGCCAGCACGGGCCATCGAAGAAGCGATTGAGCAATTTATTGCTCGTCCTGCCGCGCAGGGATGTCTTGGCATACTGTCGGTATGTGAATTTGGTATCCAGGACGACGAAATCAGCCGCATTAATGCCGTTGCCGGAAAGCGGCTGCTACGCGCTCTGGAAGGAACTCTCCTGCGTGGTCAGGCGCATGGCGACTTTACTAAAGAACAAACGGCGGAACAGATGGCCGGATATCTTGCTGTACTGCTTAATGGCCTGCGGGTCGCCAGCCGGGCGGGTGCCAGCCAGGACGAATTATTGGTTATGAAGACGATAGCCTTACGTGCCCTGAGATAA
- a CDS encoding nuclear transport factor 2 family protein: MKEISMSDLLVNAGLLQYLLDRLDIQDTISRYSLGQDSHQGEDSDILKQWDDTFTPEGKVDYTAAGGPAGTYLELAAWMRGKDGQPGSMSSFSNWQHMLSLPIVSVEGNRAQARTDFFATHRGRVDLGANIHFNANGAFHDELERTKKGWRISFRRLELYFADSLAIKS; this comes from the coding sequence ATGAAGGAAATCAGCATGTCTGACTTACTAGTGAATGCAGGGCTGTTGCAATATTTGCTCGATCGTCTGGATATTCAGGACACCATTTCGCGTTACTCATTAGGCCAGGACAGCCACCAGGGGGAAGATTCGGATATTCTGAAGCAGTGGGATGACACGTTTACCCCTGAGGGAAAAGTCGATTACACGGCTGCCGGTGGTCCGGCGGGAACTTATCTGGAGCTTGCAGCCTGGATGCGCGGAAAAGATGGTCAGCCTGGCAGCATGAGTAGTTTTTCAAACTGGCAGCATATGCTGAGCCTGCCCATCGTCAGTGTTGAAGGGAATCGGGCACAGGCCAGGACAGATTTCTTTGCAACACATCGGGGTCGTGTTGATCTGGGTGCAAACATCCATTTCAATGCAAATGGTGCATTTCATGATGAGCTGGAAAGAACGAAGAAAGGATGGCGGATTTCGTTTCGGCGGCTGGAGTTGTATTTTGCAGATTCACTTGCAATAAAAAGTTAA
- a CDS encoding SDR family NAD(P)-dependent oxidoreductase, translating to MKGKLEGKTALVIGGSRGIGHSIVGELNQLGAKVVYTSRQPASELFRGNNTPLFIAADSGDTEALVRAVGQAGEQSGSIDVLVYNAGILVTGIIDDFSIADLDRMLAVNVRGPFVAIKAALPYLNRGGRIITIGSIAGDAARGPGSTVYGMTKAAVERMVRGLAWDLASRGITINDVQPGPVATDMTPAQGELAKRLRDMHPQSRLGEPDDIAGMVGWLAAEASSYVNGAALRIDGGFSA from the coding sequence ATGAAGGGCAAACTGGAGGGTAAAACCGCGCTGGTGATTGGCGGTTCACGGGGAATTGGTCACAGTATTGTCGGTGAGCTTAACCAGCTGGGGGCCAAGGTGGTGTACACCTCAAGGCAACCTGCATCGGAGCTATTCAGGGGGAATAACACACCTCTGTTTATTGCCGCAGACAGCGGTGATACAGAAGCACTGGTACGGGCGGTCGGGCAGGCCGGTGAACAGTCTGGAAGTATTGATGTCCTGGTATATAACGCAGGCATCCTGGTGACCGGCATTATTGATGATTTCAGTATTGCCGATCTCGACCGGATGCTGGCTGTCAATGTACGTGGCCCGTTTGTCGCAATAAAGGCGGCGCTGCCTTATTTGAATCGGGGAGGGCGTATTATCACTATTGGCAGTATCGCGGGAGATGCTGCCAGAGGGCCGGGTTCTACGGTCTATGGTATGACGAAAGCTGCTGTTGAACGTATGGTGCGTGGACTGGCATGGGATCTTGCCTCACGCGGTATTACCATCAACGATGTGCAGCCTGGCCCTGTCGCAACAGATATGACCCCGGCACAGGGCGAGCTGGCAAAACGACTCCGGGACATGCACCCTCAGAGTCGGCTGGGAGAGCCGGATGACATTGCCGGGATGGTTGGCTGGCTGGCAGCTGAAGCGTCTTCGTATGTGAATGGTGCGGCCCTGCGTATTGATGGCGGATTCAGTGCATAA
- the ripC gene encoding itaconate degradation C-C-lyase RipC (Third step in itaconate degradation.) → MSDFVKHPMRSWLFTPATRPDRFASAAASGTDIAILDLEDSVAPPDKESARQNAVSFITSRQSDKLPLALRINGLDTPAGIEDLCMLFDCGAQPDYLILPKTESASHLQILDRLLTAAGAKTSLIGLIESLRGLNVVETIAGATPRLAGLMFGAADMAADIGASISWEPLLQTRCRIINACAACGIAAIDAPFFDIHDQDALEAEALKAAVYGFTAKASIHPAQISVINTLFTPTEAEITRARSILAENAKGVGTLNGMMIDEAVARQARRTLARAGLSA, encoded by the coding sequence ATGTCTGACTTTGTTAAACACCCCATGCGCAGCTGGTTATTTACACCAGCCACCAGACCAGACCGCTTTGCCAGCGCAGCGGCAAGCGGAACGGATATTGCCATTCTTGATCTTGAGGATTCCGTTGCCCCACCGGACAAAGAGTCTGCCAGACAAAATGCCGTTTCATTCATTACCTCACGCCAGTCTGACAAGCTGCCGCTGGCCCTGCGGATCAATGGTCTCGATACCCCGGCAGGTATTGAGGATCTCTGTATGTTGTTTGATTGCGGCGCTCAGCCGGATTATCTGATCCTCCCGAAAACGGAGTCAGCTAGCCATCTACAGATACTCGACCGTCTTCTGACCGCTGCCGGGGCAAAAACCTCGCTTATCGGGTTGATCGAGTCCCTGCGGGGTCTCAATGTAGTTGAAACGATTGCAGGAGCCACCCCCAGACTGGCTGGACTGATGTTCGGTGCCGCAGATATGGCCGCAGATATCGGTGCCAGTATCAGCTGGGAACCGCTGCTTCAGACACGGTGCCGGATAATCAACGCCTGTGCCGCCTGCGGTATCGCCGCTATCGATGCACCATTCTTTGATATTCATGATCAGGATGCTCTTGAGGCTGAAGCCCTTAAAGCTGCCGTTTATGGCTTTACGGCCAAGGCCAGCATTCATCCTGCCCAGATAAGCGTCATCAATACACTTTTCACTCCCACAGAAGCAGAAATCACACGAGCACGTTCGATCCTTGCTGAGAACGCCAAAGGTGTCGGCACTCTGAACGGCATGATGATTGATGAAGCGGTTGCCCGCCAGGCGCGGCGGACGCTTGCCCGCGCCGGTCTTTCTGCCTGA